AAGTCAAagccgagcatcagaggcctagtggcctagctcaagatatagagataccacagtgcaagtgggagatgattaatatggatttcgtagTAGGTCTACCTCGCACGTACCGTAAAcatgattcaatttgggttattgtagaCCGACTGATAAAGTCCGCGCAACCAATAAAGACGACAGATTCCGCAGAGTAGTATGCGCAGTTgtacatcaaagaaatagtctgattgcatggtactccagtttcaatcatatccgacagaggccctcagttcacagCGCATTTTTGGCAGGCATTTCAGAAAAGATTAGGTACCAAGGTCAATTTAAACACCGTTTTCCATCCACAGACCGATGGCCAGGCAGAAAGGACCATTCAGACTCTCGAAGATATGTTGCGTGcgtgtgttatagattttggaggtaattgggatgatcacttgccacttatagaatttgcttacaataacagctatcaggcCAGCATTGGTATGGCTCTTTATGAAGCGTTGTATAggcggagatgtaggtctccagtgggttggtttgaaccagcaGAAGTGTCGTTGATTGGTCCAGAGTTTGTTTGTGAGACCTTGGAGAAAGTTCAGCTAATTAGAGAAAGATTTAAAGCGGCTCAGAGTCgtcaaaaatcttattctgataaGAAGCATCGTGAGttagagttcatggttggtgataaggtgtttttgaaagtttcaccaatgaaaggagttatgaggtttggtaagaaagggaaacttagccctagatttatcggaccttatgaaattctagaaaagaaaggaaacgtggcttataagctagcgctacccgttgagttgtcctctgttcatcctgtctttcatgtgtctatgcttagaaagtacattcatgatgagtcgcatataatacctaccgataccatagaaattaaagaaggcttgacttatgaagaggtacctatagaaattctcgataggcaagtaagaaagttgagaacaaaggatatagcatcggtaaaagttttgtggagtaatcatgattcaaaagagGCTACGTGGGAGGTCGAGGAAGATATGAGGAAGAAATATTCATATTTATTTGAGTAACAAGGTATGTGAACCTAGGTTTGGCTTGAcatttatatttcatttattaaatacaagttagCAAGTGCTTATGTCCTTCCTAAATTATACTTAGTTGTTGTAGTAATTTAGTTTATGCCAGAGtatatttaattcattaaagTGATTTACTTTTGCTAAAGTGTTGTACTTTAGATTCTTGTTAGTTATTGTGTTACCTCCTTGCCGGAGTGTGAGTAATTAGTTTATGAGCTGTGTACAGTGCCTATGAATGgcctgttatggtatatttggttgttgttggtGTAGTTGTGGTATTTGAGACAGGGATATTTTTTTGGATAGTCCAagttacaagggaaactctgccaaaatttttcaaaatttagggagttagccaaaatttTGAGTCCCTTGGAAGAGTGACTAGTGCTAAGAAAACTTAATAGGTTCAAGGGCCTAAGGAATGATTGATAGCTTAAGAATAAGGCCctagcaacattcgaggacgaatgtttttaaagaaggaagattgtaacactcctcaaatttataaaagtttcggGACACGCAAATTATAGAAttgaattattattatttattttttcttgcctatagtgtaaatatatatatatatacacacacacacttaaataattggatatacaagtagtaaaatattaataattttaatattattaattattaaaagtgggtatcattaattattagttaaatgaaaacaaaacaaacaaacaaaaaaataaaagcaataaaacaaaaaaagaaacagGGGGGCAAACTAAAGCCCATAAAGGGATTTTAGAACCAAAAGGATTGAAATCCTTTATACGAGAAAACAGAGAAACATTCTGTTCTTTCGCACGAACAGAACCAGCGAAACAGAGGCTTTTTATCACGCAAGCAACGGAAAATCTAGGGTTCTTTACAAATCACTAATTCGTGAACTCAGGTATATAAAATTCCCTATTGTCAATTACCCTAAAGTAGTAGTAGGTAAGAATTGGATAGTTAATTCCCTTCTTCCTCTATATCAATAATAAATTTCATGTTTAGGTGTgaaactttaaaattgattaaaacgCACTGGTTGTTGTATAATCGATTGTTTGACTGGTGTCAATTGGACTGGGGCCTACGTATTGGCTCGaaaagttttgaggtgagttgatataaccctttactaaagtggtttgactcacaaaagcacgcatacaaggtgtttgatgaattgcttaaaagagtttatatTTACTTAATCGGAGCGAGTGAAtacctattaacttagaattgttctagcaaaagtttagatgatttattatgatatatgtgcataaattttcagatctttgtgttattcttatatgctattttcatgttgaaaatttatgaagaagCAAGAATCTTAGAAATACTTTTACatatttatttcattcttatgtcatgctttacatttaaggataccagCATGAGCATGTACATGAGGTTCTGtaaagaaaagatttagacttgaaaaatcacaagaagttgtagaaagaaaagatttttgggagtatcatttattctgagaagggatcatcgtccaggccgagggtcctaaccaaggcgttgacttcctgaaactacttgtgccaaagtagggagcacaggagccgagggtctcgttgctgagaatttacttagtcatgctaaggtatgatacatgagcgctgagaaccatgaagcgagtggcacctcgtggattgggcctattcgatcaggttgggatcgaacccgtgccgatcacacggtgactgaaACAGAATTAAGTCaagatagttggaactcccaaagtataaagtgaagtatttttttataagaaagaaaaagaaaagaatttcttttagaatattcataaactgctattatgtaattattttagaattattcttataagctttatgttttacatgcattcagaacctttgctcgtaatgtatatgttattaaagtttcggcccctgttgttgagactcgctgagtacaatggatggtactgacgttctcttttaagaacctacgttggtctgcggtacaacgtaggaaccggttttgcaggcgagcaggctactAGTTAGGACTTTCTTCTCTTtcagtgctattggtgagctccgcttttgttcatggagtattccttagagttatctttatttagttattttttttgtttacttagagaactggccaagaaatctcatgtcctgagcagtgcgtcagtttattagtagaggcttcatagacatagtcgggttaagattcagatgtttttgatGATAACTTAGCAATAATTCAATAGTTACTACGAttaaagttttggagttgatttatttaaatatttaaattaatcaaaagtatttggttagagtattgccttgttgcatataaagtttggagttataatagatttgataagcagagatggttcgctcggtcatgtttagtgatcgaaTGCCGGTCCaggcttgttcagaaaatgggtcgtgacacggGGCATGTGTAAAGTCAAGGGAAATATTAAGAATATTGTATAAAATATTCTCAGTATTTTTATGAATGACAAAAGTCAAGAGAATGATTATATTATGCATGATAATCTTAATGTTTATGGCCACATTAATTCACAATCACAAGAACTAGAAACTTTCCCTATCATTGTAGCTTGTGGTGTAGACATTGCATAGATCATTGTTGGACATTGTATTCACTTGGAGATTTCACTGAGTTTTCTAATTTAGCTGCTATTTCAAAACTTAGTATGAGAGGTGGCATTGCAATTTCCACGAAGAAGACTTGACTTTGAAATTGTCCAAGTCAAGACACAAGTCAGTCCGAACTATATGCTTGGATACTATCAATTCAAGGACTAAGGATGACCACTATGATTATTGCCGTCAAATCCTTGGTATGGGAACCACATTAGTTGCAGAAATTCAACCATTTTAAGAATTACCAAAAATCTTTTTGTTCATTACATTGGCTTTAAATTTGCATTCTTCATAGCAACCAATTCGATGTAAGTGAAGATCTTCTCAGGAGAGTTTTTATTAGGATAATTTTGCAAGAGTAATTcaattttcaaagctataaacaCTCAAATGGAGGAGAGTTGCTTGGTTCTAACTCAACTCTACTAGCTGCAGTTGCCAAGGCATCTGGTACTAATTACTGGACTTAGATGGTATGACCTCGTATACACCTgttgaaaaaattcaaaaaattatacCAACAAAAATCTCAGAGATATTTTTGTCACTTTTTCTAAAGCGACCAGAATCCTAGGGTTTAAGTGGATAATGGGAATGCCCCTCTACCTTTTTTCCACTTAAATACCAGGTTTTTGACATCAAAAGTGTATTTAACGTATTTAATTTCAACATCCAATATAATAAGACACATTTTTATTTCGTTTTTCAATTAATCATTCGTGTATACCTGTACCATCACATCTTAGTTTCTCACAAGCAGAACAACCTTCCACAACCGCATCTACTGCAGAAAACCCACTGTCCACAGCCCTCCACGCAGCTCTAACAGCTTCCAAGAAGGGCCACGTGCTTATTACCACAGGATATTCCAAAGTGCTCCCAATTTCACTCGCCAGTACCTATACACATCAAATTTATCAATATTCAATaatataaaattgtaaaaaatccGACAAGATTAGGAACAAGGGGAACGTTGGGTATACCATGGAGAAGAGCAAAAGATGAGGGACTTGTAGTTGCTTCTTCATGCTAGACGCCTCTCTGCCTTCTTTTTCACTCTGCAACACTCAACACTCTACGCTTTAGACTATACTTTCTTATTTtgttaataaaaataaataattcacCCAATCCAGAAAAAAATAATTCATCCCACGCAACCTTCAACAACCAACATtatatttttcttcatatttcATTTTAGTTTCTAGTGAATTCATTTATTTATAAGCTAGCGTTAGATTTGGTTGAAACTTAACaaaaagagtttttgaagttaATATTGTGTTTGAACATGCATTTTACTTAAAAAAATGCTGAAGCTTTTTGAGGGGAAGAaaaaatttcacccaaaaactAGCTCAAACCTTTTTTTTGGAACTTGaaattttttcttcaaattattaTCAAAAACTGATTAAATTCCATGAATAAGAAAGTTTTCCAAATTTATATCCAAACAGGAGCTTAGTTTTCACAATGAGAATAAGGCCAAAGACATTAAAgataaaggaatttttacatacatatacactattggaaactgtattaccctccctactcaagtttcaatttaattacatcctatatacaaatttaccaattatatacactTTAGGAATTAAATGAGTATCCATTTATATTAAGAATAAATTATTTCTCATCATTATTCTCTCTCCCTCATGCGCTCTCTCTCTCCGTCTCTCTCTCTGtgcgtctctctctatctctcaatccttaATTTCAGTAATGTAGAGCAAAGAAAAAGatagcagcaattccaccattgacaacaattaaaaagctttgaagctttgaattcgtatttgaatttttaaaaaacattatttgtttgaattgagtgttgttacaaacaattgggaattctctctacgtctctctctatctctcaatccctaattcttgtcatgtaaagcaaaggaaaagagagtagCAATTCCActattgacaaccattaaaaagttttaaagctttgaattcgaatttgggttttcaaatacCATTATTTGTTTGggttgggtgttgttgcaaacaattgggaatatggtttggagttcatatctcaattttgagggtgttttggtgaagattagacttgattttggctgaatttcatattgaaactcgaaagaagacatgacatatattatacttacgaaattgtagtaaaattgtagaaaaattgtattatgttgtttatatatatatatatatatattattttatttttatttaactattttatgaaagttgaacaatattgtttaaaaattgtatttaagttgtatgatattgtaattgtatataactgagtagaaataatgtataaaaattgtagataagttgtagataggttgtataatatataataagttgtatgaaatttatttttactatgtataaatcagatacaaaatatacaaaagacatattgtataaaaattgtatttatgtGGTATGATAttatagttgtatataactgggtagaaaaaatatatgaaagttgtagataagttgtataatatataattagttgtatgaaatttatttttactatgtataaattggataaaatatacaaaagacatattgtataaaatttgtatctaagttgtatgatattgtaattaaatttaattgggtagaaataatgtatgaaagttgtagataagttataGTGTCACAGGCAATTCAAAGCACCACCCATGGCTTTCTGCTAGCAACTTGAATCACTTCCATTTGAAGAGATTTTACTGGCTAATGTGCATACTCAGTGCATTGAATTTCATACGCTATCTGTATCGAAAATATTTAGGGAGGAAGAGCCACTTTTTATTTGTAGAGTTGTTAGTAATAGATATTATAATAAGAAGCAAGAGGTATAAAGTGGACCTGAGAAGTTGGAATATATACGGAGAAAGATAGGATGAGGTGAGTGGAATAATTAAAGTTTTGATTTTTTGATAGTATTTGGTTTGGTTGATAAAGGGAAGCCTCCAAATTTGTGAGGTAACGTGGCTGACTGGCTAAGCCCATCCCTTTGCTCCTTTCCAAAATTTCAGATTTCGATCACCACTGAAATATTAGGAAATAAAATACTGAATACACGTAGGAAAAAAAATCTAAATTGCATTTGTTTGGAGAGAAGAGGGGTGagaggagagaaaaaaggaaaagggtgtaactaaatcctttgattgaaggcacaaataatggattgagagccttttaaggtagattgtatatattttataactAAAATGTGTTTAGGTCGATAAATACCAAAATATAGACATTTTTCATAATAaggtttcaaatagtgtataggaatgaaaaaatcTCAAAGATAAATATAGTGATGAAGTTCAATTAGGAGAGAAACTTTATGGCTTTTTACGATGTTGAAATTAAGAAAGtgtcttttttaaaaaatttatgtgtaaaagaTAGATGTTTTATGTGTAAAAGCAAATCTCTCAATGTGTAAAAAAGAGATAGAGTCATCAAATTAAAAACAAGTTTTGTAATGACCTACAAAACCACTTGACACGTTCAAGTAGCGATTGTCCTATCCTCTGCAAATATTTTTTATAAGCATTTTCCATGTTATTATTTTCCAAATATAGAAAAAATGACAGATGCCATGTTGctattttttcattcttttttctttttctttctttttccatttttgtgtTTTGTGTCCTACATCCATAAGTTCACATGAAGTAACATAACCCGAGGTTGAAGGCTGACTCACTTGGTTAACTCTCTATCTTTCACAAACATATCCCCTAAtgtaataaaaaaacaaaagtaACATAGCGCAAGGAAAACCAAATTCGCCAAAACACGGCATGATAGTTGGCTCTTCAAATTCATCAAACCTGTCATAGCCCATGTTCTTTTAATAACCTACCTTTCAATGTCATAGACCAAGTTGAAACAACTTTTGCCAGTTCCTGAAGAACAGAAAATCGTTAATCCTCAAGAAAAAGACATGAAGATATTCAGAAAACGACGAGCATTTTAGAACTTTTGCAACCTAGAGGATGAAGCAAACATAATATTTTTGCTTTAAAACACTGTAAACAAACCGAAAATAAATGCAATAACTGTAAAGATCTATGTTTATTATTTGATACTTGCAATGCTCCAGTACAAATACAAACCCTTCAATAGAACATAAGATCATTTATGCTTTATACCGTCACTAACAACCCAACAACCATCCCATAACAAAAAAGCGATCTATAAACACAAGTTCTGAACCTATGCCTATCCCAATCAAAATTTACAAAGCCACGGATACAAACTCCTAAACGTTaagagaaaatcaaatatgatGAAAGAGTTCCACATTTTGTGTGATGTTCAGCATGGATAAAATCATTATACATGTGCAATATATCCACCAATCTGAGAGTCCAATTGCTTACTCAGCGCCAAACAGTCTCATTTGCATCGGTAAATATGGTATTGTGATGCTCGATTAAGCACTGAATGGCATCAATGGCACCCAAGTCAATTGGTAGCCCATCATCCAAGGGGATGGGAGAAGATGCATCAACATTTTCACCTTCATCTGGATGCAAAACAATCACAagtgaaaaataataagtttCATAGCAGTTGTTTTAAGTTGCAAATAGCAATCTCAAAATGCAATGTTTTTCCACTAAGTaactaatataaaataaaacttactCCCAGATATTAGCGGCAAGAGAAAAATATGTCTTAATAACATAACAAAATGATTAGATTGAAAATGTACTGATTTTTCCAATCTGCACAACGACCTTCCACTCAAAAAACTAGTTCAAGCTGTTAGCATTTCTGGCTTAAATTTGTTCCGAAAAAACTTAGGGATTAAAAATCTATTCTTTACCTACGCTTAATGTAAAATAAGGAATTGTAAGTGGAGCCTCCCCCAGCCCAAAATCCGTCCAAAAGAGAAATAAGAAAGGAACATAAATCTACGTATTCTGCCCTGGGTTTCTTCAGAAATCAAAAACCTTTGGAAAAAAAGGCCGTTCAAAGGGCTACACATATTTCAATAGGGAATGTATGTAAAAATCATAGCTCTCCGTTGCAGTTGCAGAAGTAGTTCTCTGAAACAAGCTAAATAGCACACAGCTTAAGTCAATCTCTTTGCATAGCAACAACAACGGTTGTGTAATCCctcaagtggggtctggggagggtactatgtacgcagtcttacccctaccctagacGGGCAGAGAGACTCAATCTCTTTGCATAGCCTCTTCCACAATTCATTTTAGCAGGCAGTTTATGATACTCCTGATATAAATCTAATGATACACATGTTCCGATATTAACTTTCCTAACTTTTAGAAATTTCTTCCATTTATTTCTTCAAAATTCTGAGCAATATATAGCCTATTTGAAGTACCTAATGTATATCTACAGTAGTAAATATCTATTTTGCAACTGGTCCCCTTATATAACTCATTACTGATAGGACGGAAATTGTTTTCCATCACTAGCAATCTTCAGGTGCGGAAGTAGATGCATGCAGTTCCGCTTTTGGACTTCATACATGGTACTTTAATTGCCAACTGGTTTCTTGCCAAAGTAAACTGGGTCACTAGTCACGAGACATCATTATTAAAAAGTCTAAGCCTGTCCGTAACATAAAGAAATTCAACTCGCTAATGTTCAGCATGTTGTTTGGATGCGTGGTTTCAACCCCTCATTTAATATGACAAACTGTAATAAAGTATAAAGATGAATGAAATATTAAACTACATCACTAAGAGAACAGAAtggaataaaacaaaaacaaaaacaaacctgCAAGCATCTCCCATGCACTAGAGTTCGAGTTGGAGTCAATATATTTCTTTGAAGAAGGTTTTGCTGAATGGTTCCAGAACTGGTTATAATGGTCTGGCCTCTGGCCTCTTTGCCAAATAAGAATTGGAGCCATTTCCGTTGCAAGGCTTCTAGCATCCATCTGCCAGGAAGAAAGTATGAGAAGCAGATAAACAGCAGTCAAGAGAACTCACAAATTGTACAAGATAAAGGCTCATCAGGAACAAGATTTTGGATCTCAATcatctggaaaaaaaaaaggggggggggggggaacttgACACATTTGTACAGATGAAGGCTCATTCATAACAAGTTTGTTGGATCTCAATCATGTGGGcaaaaagcaataaaataaaattcaaaatatacaGGCTTATCCTAGCAACTAGGCTCCTCAATTAGCAAGTTCAAAACCCAAAGGGTTAAAAATTGTATCACATTTTACAATCCTCTACCACACAATTCTTCATCTTAAAAGGAATAGAGGTGTGAATATCACCGAAAACCATGAGGAAGACAAGGGCACTAAGACAAATTCAAATCCACAGATCTGCACATATCCAGATCGACACAGGGAGAGGTGGACGTTATTTTTGTTCATTCAGGAAGGGAATAAACTTGCCTTGTTAACCAGAGATTTCTGGCTTATGCGGAGTAGCAGCGCAGTGATCAATTCCAGTGTCATGTAGTTGACAGTTGGAAGCTTCTTTAAGATATTCTTCATTGTGTGTATGCTTGAGCGTGCACCTCTTATTTCATTATAAAGCTCGAAGGTTGTCAATGGCTCAGGTAGACTTGCAAGGTAGCACTTCATCAGAGCTGCAATGACTACCGGATTTACCCCTTCAGGTATTGGTGCATCTTGATCTGTGACACAAAGTTGCAAACTAAAGAGTACATAGATTGATCCCTTGACAAATAATATCTGTATGAGATTAAAAATCAATACCTTGATTGTATAAAGAAACCAATTGATGTATAACCTTTTTATCTCCTTCAGCCTTGAACAACTCAGGTGAATTCAGCCCTAGACCAAAAGTAGACTCCCATAACATCGGCATTCAGATGTGTCTTTGAAAAATTACATGACAGTAATGACAATTTGTTGTATGGATTATTACATCTCTCACCTGATAAGACAAGATAATCTGCACATTTCACCATGATATAAGGAACAGGTCTAGTTGATTGTTGCCTCTGCACCAGGATATCAATGGGGACGCCAAACACTGGATAAACCAAGATATGTCACTATGTCCAGAAAAAACATCTCCTGAGAACTTTATGGAAGCAAATAATCATAATAGAACTAgaaatgaagttattcgggacaaggtgggtgtggcccctgtggaggacaagatgcgggaggcaaaacttagatggttcgggcatgtgaagaggagatgtacggatgcaccggtgaggaggtgtgagaggttggccctGGAGGGCCTAAGGAGAGGTAGAAGTAGGCCGAAGAAGTATAGGCAAGATATAGCGTTGCTCCAGCTCACTGAGGACATGACTATgaataggaaggtgtggaggttgaGAATAAAGATAAAGGGTTAGGTAGGTAGCCTAGCGTTGTCCTTGTCTGTAACAGTAAATTTAGTACATGAGTTAGcattattttgtgtattttcgTATTCCTTGACTTCTGTGATTACTTGTCGTTGCCTTCGTTCCGGCCTTCTGATTGCAATACTCAGTTTAGTTTTGTATCTTTATATTTTTGCCTCCTTTTATCTTTCCTAAGCCAAGGGTCTTTCGAAAACAGTCTCTCTGTCTTCttgaaggtaggggtaaggtcaaTGTACATACTACCCTTCCccgaccccacttgtgggattacactgggtcttttgttgttgtaaataatcataTGGCTCATTCCCGCATTCATAACTGTTTAACTGATTTCTACATCTCAAGGATAACTTCCAAGGTATAAAAGTGCTAAAAAGTGTGACCAAGTATAACAGGCATCTCCTGTTGCAGCGCTCTTTAACTCTTGAATGAATCCAAAAAAATTTAGTAATAGAGTGGCAAAGACAAATTAAGCAGAAGAAGTTTATGAGTAGATGGGTACCAATGCAAGCCATCCCACTCCCCATCCGCACCCGCAAAAAAAGAGGATCATTAAAATCCTTATAAACATGTTATACAAAGATCAAGAGAGTAGAAACCTTACCATCAGTGCTCGCAACTCCCTGCAATTTCAAATAGAAAAGTTAAGATTCTTTTAACTCCAATTCACTGAGGAACTTTGagagacaaaaagaaaaaattagcACAAATTGCTATTCACCTTCTGCCACCGCTCAATATCAGTCAGCAAAGTCTTGCTTTTCTGTGCAGTTTTCTTTGCCacctgaaaaataaaaatgattgCATGTGTCAAGTTCAGAAATTATAACTCCTTTGCATATAAGATTCAAAGATATCGTATCATGTGTAGTTTAGGTTTTTAAGTAGAGCAAAATATCATAAGATCTACAT
This sequence is a window from Nicotiana sylvestris chromosome 3, ASM39365v2, whole genome shotgun sequence. Protein-coding genes within it:
- the LOC104216851 gene encoding uncharacterized Rho GTPase-activating protein At5g61530, coding for MPSVISPQWQEKANGFFQSSGVKLKEARQSAGSFVGEVAKDAKGNVGEVAEKVGSAVKSRWSLLQQPSTRHAMQERFITAAATTSFFLRKGFLETKDKVAVGKIKVEEVAKKTAQKSKTLLTDIERWQKGVASTDVFGVPIDILVQRQQSTRPVPYIMVKCADYLVLSGLNSPELFKAEGDKKVIHQLVSLYNQDQDAPIPEGVNPVVIAALMKCYLASLPEPLTTFELYNEIRGARSSIHTMKNILKKLPTVNYMTLELITALLLRISQKSLVNKMDARSLATEMAPILIWQRGQRPDHYNQFWNHSAKPSSKKYIDSNSNSSAWEMLADEGENVDASSPIPLDDGLPIDLGAIDAIQCLIEHHNTIFTDANETVWR